CCCCAAAAAGAACCGCTAGCCGTGTAACCTGGACGTGAGccggtctcaaggtcctgggctcTGACCACACCCAGCCCCAGGTCTGACTGACCCCGACACACTCCAGGCTCCGCCCAGCCCAAAGGACGGGAGGAGGCAGCATCTCTGTTAGCCTCCCCCTTTAGGAGGagcccccagctcccacccccacccccactgaggTCTTGACTCCTGTGCCCATTCTCCTGGAATGGAGTTCCCCcaacacacgcacacgcacacgcacttCCAATTTCGGTGGTGCTTCCCCCTCATTGTTCGCCCTCGCAATCTTCATGGCCCCTCACTGAATCATTTATTAAGCAGCTACTCTGTGTCACCGTGCGGCGAGCCCTGGGGTTCCTGCCCTTCAAAAGCTCGGTCTCTCCGACACAGCCGACACAGCCGACACAGCCCCGAACACAGGGACAGCGCTTGGGCAGAACGCGCCCGAAGGGACCAGGGGTCAAGCCCTCCGCTCACCACCCCGTCCCTCCCGCTCTCACAggccccctcctgctctctgccccgGCCTGCAGCCCCCTCCCACGCACGACCCGGGCTCCTTTCCCCAGGGGCTCTGTGGGGGTCGGGAAAGTTCGGGGCCGCAGCGCCAGGAGCTCAGGGGACCCCGAGACCCCCCGAGGCCGCCGCCAGCCCGAGGGTGGGTGGAGGCAGCGCGGGAGGAGCGGGCCGGGCGCTGGCCCCACAGCACGGTCCGTCCCTCCGCACGCCCCTCCCGCCCGGATTCGGAGGGACTCGGAGGGAGGGGACGGGAATAAATACCTTGACTTTGTGGTTAAGGTTAACGGGAACTGCCACCCCGGGGCGACTTGGGCACTGGGCTCTCCGGCCCCGCCAGTCCCGGGACAGGCGGGGCGGGCGCCTGCCCCTGATTGGCTAGCGGGCTTAGCCATCCCCGGGGCCGTCCCGCGGTCTGATTGGCCGCGCCGCTCAGATGACCAGCTCCGCCCTATCGGAGAAGCCCGCGGGGCGGCCCCTTTGTTCTCCTGAGCCAATAGCCCTGGTGGGCGGGCTGACCCCGCCGCCCGCGGAGCCTCGCGGGGGGGCTCCGCGCGGCGTTAACGCTTTGGCTGCTGGCGCGCGAGTGGAGTCCAGGGCTCCGAGGGACGGAGGGGTGAGGGCGAGGCGGCGTGCTGGTGACCGGACAGCGCCGCGGCACCCCGTACTTCCCCTCCCTCCGCCGCGCGCTCCCTCCGGCTCTGGCCCCGCGGACGCGCGCTCAGATGGATCCCGTCGTTCCGCAACTCTCCGTCCGACTCAGGACGCGCCCGCACCGCTCTTGGTGCCGGGATCCGGGAGGACAGGACGCACGAAGCCCGCTCTGGCGCTCACACTCGAGTGTGCATGAGACATGGTGGCACTTGGTACACCAGGTGTTAGGGTGAGAAGCTGTTGTACGGATCTCGCGCGACCCGAGAGAAATCGCCGTCCGCACCGCGCGCGGCGCCGGGCACGTAGTGAGCGCCGGATCAACGATCCTGGGGTCTCTATGAGAGAGACACGCCGAGACCTCGTTACACCCACCCCCCTCGCTTTCTTGTCAGGAAACAGCGGTCTGAAGAGGTCACGTTCCTGGGTGGAGTGTCCCAGCAGGGGACACTCCAGGGAGGGTCTTGACTGCTCCTGGAGACCTCCGGAAAAGAGAATTTTCTCTTCTACCCGCACTAATTGGAACCAAATGTTCTTTATGCCAACAAGGTTCCTCACACTGCTCCCTCCAGCCCGCTGGGTCAGCTCCCACTGGCAGGATTCTCTCTGGAGCTGCTGAGAAACTGCCTTTGGGACTGGGGGTTGATAAAGACAGAGctggcctctctctccctgagacATCGACTGTGCAGCTGGTGGGCCTCGTTCTAGTGAATCAGTAGCTGTCTCCTGGGCATTGCCGTGGCCCAGCTATTGTTTGGCTTCAGGACAATAGACACTGTCGGACTGAGATTCTGTCCGGTTTGCCACTAAGTTTTGTGCAGTTTTTCTGTCTCTGGACTTTGACTTATCTGTAAAAGAGTAATTTCCTAGTTACATACTTACCTTTCCTGACTTTTGCAGGACCCAAACTGGTTCTGTTGTCTATAGAAATATGTGTAAAGTATAAAAGCCTACACAGAGGCCAGATACCACTAGGCCATCAACTTTTTCAAGAATCCGGtccatctctttattttctagaatacCTACTGGAGGTTTACCAAAGGCGTGTGGAATTCCGGTGTTCTGGTCCCAGATCTGTCACTGGTCATGAGTGAGAAAACCCACTTGTCTTGGGCATGTTTCCTCTACAGAGTGAAAGATTTCCTCCAGACTGGCATTTTATGACCAAGGGTGTTTCAAGGACGGAAAGAATGAAGCACATCTGGGATCCgatttacattaagaaaaaagaaaagacagaacgggctggggatggggagaatGAAAGACTTCggcatttaagaaatatatgtcTGCATTATTAAATTTTGACAAGATAATTGACTTCTTGTAATTGTATTAAAAaagtgggcgggggggggaaaCCTGGACACTTCAGAAGTGTGGCTCCTGTCAGCAGAACTCTGACCCCTCCAGCCTGAGCGGTTCCTCCCTCAAGACTGCTGTCAGCGTGTgccatgctgagcaaggacttGGGATCCACCAGGTCCTCTGAGGGACCCAGGAAGGACCCATGGACAAGTTCACTCTGTCCCAGCTTGACCAGCCCCCTCAAGGCCACTTCAGTGACTTCCCCTGAACTTTGGACCTCTCCTCACCATCTCTGCCCAAAAGCAGGTGCAGCACAGAACGAATGGACACCCAATGccagccttccccaccccccaagcacTTCCTCCAACGGTCATCTTTCACAGTCAGAAACCCTGGTCAGATTCCTTCGTCCTTATCCTTTTTCCCAACCCCCAAGTACAAACCTTAGATGCCGGAGGACCTGGCtcgtgctccctgctcatcagCCCCAGACCTTGACCTacctgcctgccccccccaaaaacattgctttctttcccttgaaTCCCTGGGGTCTCTTAAAGAGACATACTGATGTGTGGCTTTCTTGAGTCAATGCTTCTAGTCTCTGAAAGATAATTTGCCATTAACTATAGagggttttaagattttatttatttatttgacagacagagatcacaagtaggcagagaggcaggcaaagagagagggggaagcaggctccccgcagagcagagagcccgatgtggggctcgatcccaggaccctgggatcatgacctgagccaaaggaagaggctttaacccactgaaccacccaggcgccccaatatagaGGTTCTTAAGTGGCTCCATGAAGGCTTGAAGTGGCTTCAACCAATATGAAACTTGGAAGCTATCTGCTTCCATCCTGCTCGAGCCACtcacccccatctccctccctctgctcattatttgtgtgcacatatatgtCCAGACTTGGGCCTCCTGGAGGTAAGGACAAGGTTTCATCTTGGTAAACCCCTAGTTGCCATCACAACATCAGGCATGGTAggcatttaataattatttccacctgggtggctcagtggattgaagcctctgccttcggctcaggtcatgatcccagagtcctgggatagaggcctgcatcgggctctctgcttagtggggagtctgcttcctcctctctctctgcctgcctcctgcctgattgtgatctctgtcaaataaataaataaaatctttttaaaaaaaaattatcttcaccAAAGCAGCAGCATACTCTGTTCACCCAGCAAACACGTAGTGGTGGTTAGGAGCCTAGGGTCCAGGAGTCAAGAGACGCGGGTTTAAATGGCCTCTGGTGATTACCAGTTACACGACCTTGAGCAAATGTTTTTATCTGTAAAAGAGGAGTACCTCCCAACCAGAGATTATGTGAGATCACTTAAGTAAACTTTGCATGGTGCGGCTCCCATAAACCGTGGTGGCTATTATGCATGGTGTGCACAAGCTGGATCTATGCAGAAATCACTAAAACTGGCAGGAAAAGGGCCTACGGATACCCGTCAAGAACAGGCACTCTGATGTGTATGAAACGGCGCAGGGAAGCATCAGCAGGCCAGCCAGGAAGGCACTCTAGGACATTCGGATCAGACCTTTTCCTCCGGATAACTGGCCCCTGCCCAGTCTGACTTGACCCCACAGAAATCTAAGTCCCTGCAGAACTAGCCCCACCCACAGGGTGCACCCAGCCTCCCCTGGGAAAGAACAGGAAGTAAGGTGCAAAGGAGCTCAGGTGGGGGcactcctcccctgccctcctcccctctcgaccctccccccatcccagagcagagctccctgcttctctttcaAACTACACAGCTTCCCAGGAGCAAGGAACACTCAGCCACCAGCTCTAAAACCAAATCTTTATTCTCTAGTTTGAAAAGAAGGGTGAGTGGTTGTTCTGTTTCATTCCAGAGAACAGAACAAGGCCCAATAGGTAGAAATTACAGGAAAGTGGATTCCATTCATTATAAGGAAGAATTTCTAACAATTAGAATTATCCTACAATAGAACCAGGGCCTCAGGAGGTGGGGACTCCCTGTCACCTAAGTGTTCAAGCAGAGGCTGGGCATCCATGACCTagaaatggagaaagggaagcTCGCCCCTTTATGCCTGTCCGCCGACCCTCCATGATCAACGGGGCAGTCCTTCCCACCATGCTGAGCTCTGCAACGAGTGGAGGGTTGGGGGTGTTCAGACAGAAGCCTGGACAGGGGGCTGCTGACAGCCAGGGGATGGTCTAAGTGATGGGAGGGTGCTGCGTTGATCTCAGGAAGGGGGAGCAGAGCTGAGCACTAACAGTAGATGGGTCTCTCGGAGCCCCAGTGCCTATGCAGGGGCAGGAGGTAGGGAACAGGGTGGGACAGGTTAGAGCAGCGCGGCCTCACCTCTCCAAGCTGGAAAAGCCCCAGGTGCCGTCTAACAAGGCCAGCAGGTTCTCCCGGGTGTATCCAGCTGGTCCACTTTTCCTCCCAAGAGCTCATTTACTAGGGGACTACGCCACAcctacttccaaaaaaaaaaaagctgaaggaaCTCATAATAAAAGACGAGGACATTAAGGCGTTTACACCAGAGGGGAAGGGTCTTCCTGGCCCCTGGTGGCCCCTCCAGCAGGAAGGCTCAAAGGGGTAGGTGGAGCTGCTATTGCTACTTTTCCAGGGCATGGGACAGTCAGGACGGAACCTCAGCAAACACCACACCTGCTGGAGGCCGGAGTCCCGTGCTCCGCGAGCCGCTCCTGGtgccccggggtgggggttgggggcggggggacggCTGGACCTCCCTCTCCAGCAGGGCCCAGCTCACTGGCGGCtctcccatcccctgcctccACCAAGGGCAACACAGGCCCCCCCACCCGCAGCCCAGGCCCACGGCAACACTCTCCCGTCAGTGACGCCCAGGGTACTCCCCCAGCCCCTCGGCCTCCGCAGCCCTGCCCGCTCAGACGTCATGCTTCTTCTGATGGGCCAGGAGCTTCTCCTCGTCGTCGAAGGTCTGGCCACAGATGGCGCAGCAGAAGGCGCCGTCCCGGATGTGGCTCTTCCGGTGGGTGATGAGGTTGGACTTCTGGCTGAAGCTGCGGTCGCAGTCGGGGCAGGCGTAGGGGCGCTCGCCCGTGTGGATGCGCCGATGGGACACCAGGTTGGACTTCTGGCTGAAGGCCTTGCCGCAGTCCGGACAGACGTAGGGCTTCTCGCCGGTGTGGATGCGCCGGTGGGCCGCCAGGTAGGGCTTGTGGCGGAAGGCCTTGCCGCAGTCCGGGCAGACGAAGGGCCGCTCGGGGGCGTGGTCGCGCCGGTGGGCCGCCAGGTGGCTGCCCTGGGAGAAGCGGCGCCCGCACTCCTCGCACGCGAAGGGCCGCTCGCCCGAGTGCACCCGGGAGTGCGCCACCAGGTGGGTCTTCTTGCCGAAGTTCTTGCCGCACTCGGCGCAGGCGAAGGGCCGCTCGCCGCTGTGCTGCCGCTGGTGCGCCCGCAGGAAGCGCTCCAGCCGGAAGCTCCGGCCGCAGTCCTCGCAGCTGAACAGGGACGGgggcgcggcggccgcggcggccgggGGCGCTCCGGGGTCCTCGGGCGGAGGCTCGGGCGCCCGCTCCCGAGCGGGTTTCAGCGCGGCCTCGGCGGCGGGGGGCTCAGGCGAGGCCTCCAGGGGGCCGGCCGGAAGCTGGGGGCTCCCCGCGCCGGGGACGCCCGGGGCCGACCCTTCGGACCGCTTGTGGATCTTGCTGTGGGACAGCAGGTTGGGTTTGTGGCGGAAGCGGCGGCCGCACTCCGTGCACGGGTAGGGCTTCTCGCCGGTGTGGATGCGCCGGTGTGAGGTCAGGTAGGGCTTATTGGTGAAGCGCTTCCCGCATTCCGGGCACTGGTGGGGCCGCTCGCCCGTGTGCACGCGGCGGTGGGCGATCAAGTTGGGCTTGTGCCGAAAGCGCT
This genomic stretch from Mustela erminea isolate mMusErm1 chromosome 11, mMusErm1.Pri, whole genome shotgun sequence harbors:
- the REPIN1 gene encoding replication initiator 1 isoform X4, which encodes MLERRCKGPLAMGPAQPKVPGPSQKLPQTLEKEPHGLRLQGTSVAQSGGQAPSRAHRCAHCRRHFPGWVALWLHSRHCQARLPLPCPECGRRFRHAPFLALHCQVHAAATPDLGFACHLCRQSFRGWVALVLHLRAHSAAKRPIACPECARRFWRPKQLRAHARRCHPPAPEARPFICGNCGRSFAQWDQLVAHKRVHVAEALEEAAAKALGPRPRGRPAVTAPRPGGDAVDRPFQCACCGKRFRHKPNLIAHRRVHTGERPHQCPECGKRFTNKPYLTSHRRIHTGEKPYPCTECGRRFRHKPNLLSHSKIHKRSEGSAPGVPGAGSPQLPAGPLEASPEPPAAEAALKPARERAPEPPPEDPGAPPAAAAAAPPSLFSCEDCGRSFRLERFLRAHQRQHSGERPFACAECGKNFGKKTHLVAHSRVHSGERPFACEECGRRFSQGSHLAAHRRDHAPERPFVCPDCGKAFRHKPYLAAHRRIHTGEKPYVCPDCGKAFSQKSNLVSHRRIHTGERPYACPDCDRSFSQKSNLITHRKSHIRDGAFCCAICGQTFDDEEKLLAHQKKHDV
- the REPIN1 gene encoding replication initiator 1 isoform X3, yielding MGVGVSLLLQFSLTSGGYQSVGRSRHCSRRSIPRNIPRRGWKQPHLQLHGLQAEEEPMLERRCKGPLAMGPAQPKVPGPSQKLPQTLEKEPHGLRLQGTSVAQSGGQAPSRAHRCAHCRRHFPGWVALWLHSRHCQARLPLPCPECGRRFRHAPFLALHCQVHAAATPDLGFACHLCRQSFRGWVALVLHLRAHSAAKRPIACPECARRFWRPKQLRAHARRCHPPAPEARPFICGNCGRSFAQWDQLVAHKRVHVAEALEEAAAKALGPRPRGRPAVTAPRPGGDAVDRPFQCACCGKRFRHKPNLIAHRRVHTGERPHQCPECGKRFTNKPYLTSHRRIHTGEKPYPCTECGRRFRHKPNLLSHSKIHKRSEGSAPGVPGAGSPQLPAGPLEASPEPPAAEAALKPARERAPEPPPEDPGAPPAAAAAAPPSLFSCEDCGRSFRLERFLRAHQRQHSGERPFACAECGKNFGKKTHLVAHSRVHSGERPFACEECGRRFSQGSHLAAHRRDHAPERPFVCPDCGKAFRHKPYLAAHRRIHTGEKPYVCPDCGKAFSQKSNLVSHRRIHTGERPYACPDCDRSFSQKSNLITHRKSHIRDGAFCCAICGQTFDDEEKLLAHQKKHDV